One part of the Methylobacterium mesophilicum SR1.6/6 genome encodes these proteins:
- a CDS encoding DsbA family protein, translated as MDRRTLLALLPAAALARLAVGPARAEGIDPNAILNDPEAPVSGNPKGDLTIVAFLDYNCPFCKKAEPDLLRLVKSDGRIRLVHKDWPILSDASVYGAQLALAARYQGRYDDVHRALMGIPGLKIPKKRMLEAVSASGVDMASLEADRTSHQGEIAALLQRNLDQADALGLQGTPVFLIGPLKVAAALDYEGFKQAVAQARARGRS; from the coding sequence ATGGACCGCAGGACCCTGCTCGCCCTTCTGCCCGCCGCAGCCCTCGCACGGCTGGCCGTCGGCCCCGCCCGCGCCGAGGGCATCGACCCGAACGCCATCCTCAACGACCCGGAGGCGCCGGTCTCGGGCAACCCGAAGGGCGACCTGACCATCGTCGCCTTCCTCGATTACAACTGCCCCTTCTGCAAGAAGGCCGAGCCCGACCTGCTCCGGCTGGTCAAGTCGGACGGTCGCATCCGCCTGGTCCACAAGGACTGGCCGATCCTCAGCGACGCCTCCGTCTACGGCGCCCAGCTCGCCCTCGCGGCGCGGTACCAGGGCCGCTACGACGACGTGCATCGCGCGCTGATGGGCATCCCTGGCCTCAAGATCCCGAAGAAGCGGATGCTGGAGGCGGTGTCCGCCTCGGGCGTCGACATGGCCAGCCTGGAGGCGGACCGGACGTCCCACCAGGGTGAGATCGCCGCCCTGCTCCAGCGCAACCTCGACCAGGCCGACGCACTCGGCCTGCAGGGGACGCCGGTCTTCCTGATCGGCCCGCTGAAGGTCGCGGCCGCCCTCGACTACGAAGGCTTCAAGCAGGCGGTCGCCCAGGCGCGCGCCAGAGGCCGCTCGTGA